A window of Gossypium raimondii isolate GPD5lz chromosome 7, ASM2569854v1, whole genome shotgun sequence genomic DNA:
CCTTCAGTAAAGGTACAGGCAAGAACTGCACTGTAAGATCAAATGCAAAAGCCAGATTAACTGCATCAATCTGCCTTCCATTATTCACCAGAACTTCAATTACACCTGAAATAtagaaagataaataaaagtaaagtacAAATTAACCAGAACCAGTATAAATGGAAGAAATGATTGATTTTCTACAACAGTATTCCATGTGTAATTCACAGTTCTTGTTCTAAGACTTAGAAGTACGATTCAGGGAGGAAAAATAATAGATTAACATTGCTTGTGTTCATCCCACACAATTGGATAAATATCTGTAAGTGCCAGACAACGGTCATCCAAAATGAAGGATGGTCCACTGAACTCCAAAATAGCATTTTAACAACAATATTGTTTAaagaatatgtaaaataaaaagcaTTTAGGAACTTGAAGATGCTTATCAGTTTAAGAGCAAAGATTAGTTTCCCCGGTTCTGATGGCTTGAAGTTGCCTAAGTTAGGGGGAATAGAAAAACTCAGTTAATTTACAAGGTCTCACctgacctttttttttaattatgctGAAAGTCTACTTGAAATAGTTAGTCATATCAGTTTTACAAAAATGGAACGGAAGAAATATAATGGATGTATAAGGTAAACCCATGGTGAATGTAGAAAGATTCAAGCTCATTGTTCAGAATCactcgttttttttttttttcaaacaaacaaatattctATGCAATGTTACTATGTAAGTTCATACTACACAAACCTGGCATTTTTTCAGACAAACCAAGAGACCGGCAGAGATCAGCTGTTTGACGACGACGAGAGACCATTGGTATCAGCCTTGACAGTTCTTCCTCATTGAAGTCAGAAGCAATACCAAAAGTGGCAAGAAGTTGCAGGAATGCATGAGCTTCCAATGAATTACCATTACTAGCATCCATGTCAAGAGCATCCAACTTTGGTTTCCATTCCTCAGCAATTAACTTTGCTTGCCCCCTAACATCTTCTGAGATTAAAGCAGAAACAGAAACCATATCCATATTCCTTAACAAAAAGCTAAGACATTCCATCAACATAATACAGGTTCGCCTAAGACCCAGTAGATTTGAATCTTTCTTTCGATCCACATTTGGTGCTTCTAAAAGGTAAAATCCTTTCAAAGATTCCAGGACCAAATAAGCTGGGCTTGCTGCAGCCTTCAACGCCCAAGGAATTTCCTCCTTTAAGGCAGCAAGGTTCTTGCGATTATCTGATATAAACTTGTGTAGTCCTTCAGAGTCCATCTCTTCACAAATTTTTACCAATTGGGGATAAGATTTCACCCCGAAATTTCCATTTTCAGAAGAACATTTTATATCCTCTGAGTTACTTTCGGAAGCTACAGAATCAGGTGGTTTCTCCTCAACTGACAGTTCACCGCTGTCTCCATCACAGCTATCAGCAGGCTCCTCAGGTGATACTTTCCTATGCTTTTCTAGAGCATTACTAATGGCAAAAACAGCAGCATCTCTCTTTTCTTGTAACCTCACTAGTGAAGCTTGTTCTTTAGCAACAACAGCAGCTTCACGCTTCTTCAACATTTCTCGAGATTTCCTAGTTTTTGTCTCAAACTCCTTTTCTTGGTCTTCTAATTCATGGAAGCGTCTCTTCAAGGACTTCTCAAGCCCATGGAAATGTTCCTCAAGTTCTTTCCATTTCAGATTAAGTGTTACAGCACGATGACTTTCAAGTTCAGCAAATGCTTTCTGAAGCTGCTGTATCTTAGTAGTTGTTGAGTCTATGAGTGTTGCAACCGACTGCTTATCTTCCATGACAAAAAACCTGAAAGAGAAAGACATCAGCCAGGATTGGAACCCCCCCACTGCAGCAGTAGAGAGAGAATATAGAACCAAACAGATTTTCTAGAGTACAAGATCCTTCTCTAATCTTGTTGTAGCAAAAGGGAAAGGTAAAcggaaaacaaaaatattaattaaatatcagGGAAGATAAAGTTCAATATAAGTAAacacattttcatttcaaagaatCCAGCATTGTCTGCGAAAATAGTAATAAGTTAATAACCAAATAAAGCAATAGAAATTCAAAAGCAACAAATTTACTTGGAATCAGATCAAAATTTCATCCCCAAACAATAAATGTTAATCCACAAAAAGAGTTCTAGTAATCCTCTCACGGTAATAAATACTTTCCATAAACAGATCACAATGATCTAAGCTCCCTTTTGGAAGATAATAAGTTTCAGCAAATCAAAGCTTTTCCTACCTTTATCTATTTCCCAATTCTAAAATACCCTAACTTAATAAGGACCACTTAAAAGAAGTTCAGTTccatcaataataataaaacagatTAACATATTTCCAAATATAATTGCCATACTTATCACTCAAAACTTCAGCATCATTAAGTTCAAAGTAAACATTTCTTTATTCCTTGAGTAGAAAACCCACAAGTTAAACTTTAGAACAAATATTATAACTAAGCGATCAAGGCACAAAAATGAGAGCTCGAACTTAACCCTAGAAAGCCTAATCAGAAAGGTGCAGTTTTCCAGTAAAACGTAGCCACT
This region includes:
- the LOC105804071 gene encoding FRIGIDA-like protein 3 gives rise to the protein MEDKQSVATLIDSTTTKIQQLQKAFAELESHRAVTLNLKWKELEEHFHGLEKSLKRRFHELEDQEKEFETKTRKSREMLKKREAAVVAKEQASLVRLQEKRDAAVFAISNALEKHRKVSPEEPADSCDGDSGELSVEEKPPDSVASESNSEDIKCSSENGNFGVKSYPQLVKICEEMDSEGLHKFISDNRKNLAALKEEIPWALKAAASPAYLVLESLKGFYLLEAPNVDRKKDSNLLGLRRTCIMLMECLSFLLRNMDMVSVSALISEDVRGQAKLIAEEWKPKLDALDMDASNGNSLEAHAFLQLLATFGIASDFNEEELSRLIPMVSRRRQTADLCRSLGLSEKMPGVIEVLVNNGRQIDAVNLAFAFDLTVQFLPVPLLKAYLKEARKASSPVKPGNSSSTAQIEFSERELAALKAVIKCIEEHNIEEQYPIDPLQKRVLLLEKVKADKKGSTEAAKPQTKRARANGAGYGPRVTNVAADKPFYSRTTDRYPQYVYDRPYVYSGPADNHGPALLGSATYNFSPSGNYFGYQYQVPYLH